One Rosa chinensis cultivar Old Blush chromosome 5, RchiOBHm-V2, whole genome shotgun sequence genomic region harbors:
- the LOC112201712 gene encoding uncharacterized protein LOC112201712, whose product MSEAPFRPREHLVEKQKYFQNVHKYTYLKGPFDKVTSVAIPAALAATSLFLIGRGIYNMSHGIGKKE is encoded by the exons ATGTCAGAAGCCCCATTTAGACCACGTGAGCATCTGGTGGAGAAGCAGAAATATTTCCAAAATGTCCACAAATACACATATCTAAAGGGACCATTTGATAAGGTCACCTCTGTCGCCATTCCAGCTGCTTTGGCTGCTActtctttgtttcttatt GGACGAGGTATCTACAACATGTCACATGGGATCGGGAAGAAGGAATGA
- the LOC112201710 gene encoding pleiotropic drug resistance protein 2 — MAAAAMAGEDLIRQSSSRRSSLSSSRRSWRSTSVREMWNAPDVFQRSVRQPALDEEEELKWAAIERLPTYDRMRRGMLRNVMSNGRVVAEEVDVAHLGDQDKKQLMESILKVIEEDNEKFLKKLRARNDRVGIDIPKVEVRFQNLSIDGDAFVGTRALPTLWNSTLNTIEGLLGLVGLSPSKKRVVKILQDVSGIVKPARMTLLLGPPGSGKTTLLKALSGKLDRDLRVTGKVTYCGHEFNEFVPQRTSAYISQHDLHYGEMTVRETFDFSGRCLGVGTRYDILTELSRREKDAGIKPDPAIDAYMKATSVAGQEASLITDYVLKILGLDICADIMVGDDMRRGISGGQKKRVTTGEMLVGPAKAFFMDEISTGLDSSTTFQIIKYMRQMVHIMDVSMVISLLQPAPETYDLFDDIILLSEGQIVYQGPRENVLEFFEYMGFKCPDRKGVADFLQEVTSRKDQEQYWCKKNQPYRLVTVSDFARAFSSFHVGQRLGEELRVPYDKRHAHPAALVKEKYGISNKELFKACFAREWLLMKRNSFVYIFKTTQIAIMATIALTVFLRTEMKPGDLNGSAKYWGAMFFSLINVMFNGVAELAMTVFRLPVFFKQRDALFYPAWAFALPIWVTRIPVSVLESAIWIIFTYYTIGFAPDPSRFFKQLLAFIGISQMALSLFRFIAALGRSDVVANTIGSFTLLLVFILGGYIVAKDDIQSWMIWGYYVSPMMYGQNAIAINEFLDKRWGGLPSNTSTQPTLGKALLRERGLYTEEYWYWICVGALFGFSFLFNGLFIAALTYLNPLGDNKGLILEDDSETKRRPQLTEGIDMQVRNAEGTSNGQAKRGMVLPFQPLSLAFSHVNYYVDMPAEMKTQGIEENRLQLLRDVNGAFRPGVLTALVGVSGAGKTTLMDVLAGRKTGGYIEGSISISGYPKNQATFARVSGYCEQNDIHSPYVTVYESLLYSAWLRLSKDVNKSKRKMFVDEVMDLVELNPLRNALVGLPGVDGLSTEQRKRLTIAVELVANPSIIFMDEPTSGLDARAAAIVMRTVRNTVDTGRTVVCTIHQPSIDIFEAFDELFLMKRGGQVIYAGPLGDRSHKLVEYFEAIPGVPKIKDGYNPATWMLEVSSAAVEAQNNVDFAEIYANSELYRSVQELIKELSTPLPGSKDLYFPTQYSQSFPTQCKACFWKQHWSYWRNSQYNAIRFFNTIVIGVLFGVIFWKKGNVLDKQQDIINLLGATYSAVLFLGAGNASAVQSVVAIERTVFYRERAAGMYSELPYAFAQVAIETIYVAIQTFIYSLLLFTMIGYEFKVEKFLYFYYFIFMCFTYMSMYGMMVVALTPGHQIAAIVMSFFMSFWNLFSGFLLARPLLPIWWRWYYWGSPIAWTIYGVQSSQFGDRKDKFVELSDGSIERLDLFLKRVWGYDHDFLIPVVVAHVGWVLLFFFVFAYGIKYLNFQRR, encoded by the exons ATGGCGGCGGCAGCAATGGCCGGAGAAGACTTAATAAGGCAGTCGAGCAGCCGGAGGAGCTCGCTGTCGAGCAGCCGGAGGAGCTGGCGGTCGACTAGTGTCCGAGAAATGTGGAACGCGCCGGACGTGTTCCAACGGAGCGTCCGGCAGCCGGCGCTGGACGAGGAGGAGGAGCTCAAGTGGGCCGCCATAGAGCGGTTGCCGACTTATGATAGGATGAGGAGAGGCATGTTGAGGAATGTGATGAGCAATGGAAGGGTTGTGGCTGAAGAAGTTGACGTTGCGCATCTTGGGGATCAAGATAAGAAGCAGTTGATGGAGAGCATACTCAAGGTTATTGAGGAGGATAATGAAAAGTTCTTGAAGAAGCTCAGGGCCAGAAATGACAG GGTTGGCATCGATATTCCTAAAGTTGAGGTTAGATTCCAGAATTTATCAATAGATGGAGATGCGTTTGTAGGCACCAGAGCACTTCCAACTCTATGGAATTCCACCTTGAACACaatagag GGACTGCTGGGACTTGTTGGTCTTTCACCATCCAAGAAAAGAGTTGTTAAGATACTACAAGATGTTAGTGGTATTGTCAAACCAGCAAG GATGACACTTCTTCTTGGACCTCCGGGATCAGGAAAAACAACATTGCTAAAAGCACTTTCTGGCAAACTAGATAGGGATCTTAGG GTAACTGGGAAGGTGACTTACTGCGGCCATGAATTTAACGAATTTGTACCTCAGAGAACCTCTGCTTATATTAGCCAGCATGATCTTCATTATGGTGAGATGACAGTTCGTGAAACCTTCGATTTCTCCGGACGTTGCCTAGGAGTTGGAACAAGGTATGATATACTAACAGAGTTGTCTAGACGGGAGAAAGATGCAGGTATCAAACCAGATCCTGCGATTGATGCATACATGAAAGCCACATCTGTGGCGGGCCAGGAAGCAAGTTTGATCACAGATTATGTCCTCAAG ATACTTGGATTAGACATCTGTGCTGATATTATGGTGGGTGATGACATGAGAAGGGGAATATCCGGTGGACAAAAGAAGCGTGTCACGACTG GAGAAATGTTGGTTGGACCAGCAAAAGCATTTTTCATGGATGAAATATCAACAGGGTTGGACAGTTCCACAACCTTTCAGATTATCAAATACATGAGACAGATGGTTCACATCATGGATGTGTCAATGGTCATCTCTCTCTTGCAGCCTGCACCTGAGACGTACGATCTTTTTGATGATATTATCCTTCTTTCCGAGGGTCAGATTGTTTATCAAGGCCCACGTGAGAATGTCCTCGAGTTCTTTGAATATATGGGATTCAAATGCCCTGACAGAAAAGGTGTTGCAGACTTCTTGCAAGAAGTGACCTCAAGGAAGGACCAGGAACAATACTGGTGTAAGAAGAACCAACCTTACAGATTAGTCACAGTATCTGATTTTGCTCGGGCGTTCAGCTCCTTCCATGTTGGCCAACGGCTTGGGGAAGAACTAAGAGTTCCTTATGATAAAAGGCATGCCCATCCTGCTGCTTTGGTCAAGGAAAAGTATGGAATATCCAATAAGGAGCTCTTCAAAGCATGCTTTGCAAGGGAATGGCTCCTAATGAAGCGGAACTCTTTTGTGTACATATTCAAAACTACACAGATTGCCATCATGGCTACAATTGCTTTGACCGTATTCTTAAGAACAGAAATGAAACCTGGGGATCTAAATGGTTCAGCaaagtattggggggcaatgttttTCAGTCTCATTAACGTCATGTTTAATGGAGTGGCAGAGCTTGCAATGACAGTTTTCCGGCTTCCAGTGTTCTTTAAACAGAGGGATGCCTTGTTCTATCCAGCGTGGGCTTTTGCCTTGCCCATTTGGGTGACCAGAATTCCTGTTTCAGTGTTGGAATCTGCGATATGGATCATTTTTACCTATTACACCATAGGATTTGCACCTGATCCTAGTAG GTTCTTCAAACAGTTATTGGCTTTCATTGGTATAAGTCAGATGGCACTCTCCCTCTTCCGTTTCATTGCAGCGCTTGGAAGATCAGATGTGGTTGCTAACACAATTGGTTCATTTACACTGTTATTGGTATTTATCCTAGGAGGTTATATTGTTGCTAAAG ATGACATCCAGTCATGGATGATTTGGGGCTACTATGTCTCACCTATGATGTATGGACAAAATGCAATTGCTATTAATGAATTTCTTGATAAAAGATGGGGCGGC CTCCCCAGCAACACCTCCACTCAGCCTACTCTCGGAAAAGCCCTTCTCAGAGAAAGAGGCCTGTACACTGAAGAATATTGGTATTGGATTTGTGTTGGAGCgctttttgggttttcttttcttttcaatggGCTGTTCATTGCAGCACTCACCTACTTGAACC CCCTTGGCGACAACAAAGGTCTAATTCTGGAGGATGATTCTGAAACCAAGAGGAGGCCACAATTGACAGAAG GTATTGATATGCAAGTGAGAAATGCAGAAGGAACTTCAAATGGACAAGCCAAGCGAGGAATGGTGTTGCCCTTCCAGCCCCTTTCACTCGCTTTCAGCCATGTGAACTACTATGTGGATATGCCTGCG GAGATGAAGACCCAAGGTATTGAAGAGAACCGACTGCAACTACTAAGAGATGTTAATGGGGCATTCAGGCCAGGAGTTCTCACTGCATTAGTTGGTGTTAGTGGTGCTGGAAAAACTACTTTGATGGATGTCTTAGCTGGAAGAAAGACTGGTGGATATATAGAAGGAAGTATTAGTATCTCAGGTTATCCAAAAAACCAAGCCACATTTGCTCGGGTTAGCGGTTATTGTGAACAGAACGACATTCATTCACCATATGTTACTGTTTATGAATCTCTGCTATACTCTGCCTGGCTACGTCTTTCTAAGGATGTCAACAAAAGCAAACGAAAG ATGTTTGTTGATGAAGTTATGGACTTGGTGGAGCTTAACCCCTTGAGGAATGCTTTAGTTGGACTTCCAGGAGTTGATGGACTTTCAACTGAACAAAGAAAGAGGCTGACCATTGCTGTAGAATTGGTTGCAAATCCTTCCATTATCTTTATGGATGAGCCAACATCAGGGCTTGATGCTAGAGCAGCTGCCATTGTTATGCGTACTGTAAGAAACACCGTCGATACTGGACGAACTGTTGTCTGCACCATTCACCAACCTAGCATTGACATTTTCGAAGCTTTTGATGAG CTTTTCTTAATGAAAAGAGGAGGACAAGTGATTTATGCTGGACCTCTTGGTGATCGGTCTCACAAACTTGTTGAATATTTTGAG GCCATTCCAGGAGTTCCCAAGATAAAAGACGGCTACAACCCTGCTACATGGATGTTAGAGGTCAGCTCTGCTGCAGTTGAGGCTCAAAATAACGTTGATTTTGCCGAAATATATGCGAACTCTGAGCTGTATAG GAGCGTTCAAGAACTTATCAAGGAATTGAGCACACCACTCCCAGGCTCCAAGGACCTCTACTTCCCCACCCAATACTCGCAAAGCTTCCCAACTCAATGCAAGGCTTGCTTTTGGAAACAACACTGGTCATACTGGAGGAATTCGCAGTACAATGCGATCAGGTTTTTCAACACAATAGTCATCGGCGTACTTTTTGGCGTCATCTTCTGGAAGAAAGGAAACGTGTT AGATAAACAACAAGATATTATTAACCTTCTGGGAGCAACCTATTCTGCTGTTCTTTTCCTTGGAGCGGGAAATGCTTCTGCTGTGCAATCTGTGGTTGCGATTGAGAGAACAGTTTTCTACCGAGAAAGAGCAGCAGGAATGTATTCAGAGTTGCCTTATGCATTTGCTCAG GTGGCCATTGAGACGATTTATGTTGCTATACAAACATTCATTTATTCCCTTCTTCTATTTACCATGATCGGCTATGAATTTAAAGTTGAGAAATTTTTGTATTTCTACTACTTTATATTCATGTGTTTTACGTACATGTCAATGTATGGAATGATGGTGGTTGCCCTAACTCCTGGCCATCAAATCGCTGCAATTGTCATGTCCTTCTTCATGAGTTTCTGGAATTTGTTCTCCGGTTTCCTCCTCGCTAGACCG CTACTCCCGATATGGTGGAGGTGGTACTATTGGGGTTCTCCAATTGCTTGGACAATTTACGGTGTCCAATCATCTCAATTCGGTGACCGGAAGGATAAGTTTGTCGAACTTTCTGATGGAAGCATAGAAAGATTAGATCTATTCCTTAAAAGGGTTTGGGGTTATGACCACGACTTCCTCATACCAGTTGTCGTTGCTCATGTTGGTTGggtcctcctcttcttctttgtctttgCTTATGGTATCAAGTACCTTAACTTCCAGAGGAGATGA